A window from Cyanobacteria bacterium FACHB-DQ100 encodes these proteins:
- a CDS encoding peptide ABC transporter substrate-binding protein — protein MLRELWRSLILCVLCFSVVIGCTRSTPEPMAQNDGRITIGTTASISTLDPADAYSIFAGNLLYNLGDRLYRYKPGTSELEPQLATALPKVSADQLTYTIPLRRGIVFHDGEPFNAKAMEFSLRRFIQNGGSPAFLLADAVDSISAQGENQLSIKLKKPFAGFPALLAFSGACAVSPKAYKIEKGSFNSESFVGTGAYKLAKFGTDSIVLDAFEQYWGDKPANRGVNVQFFSSPANLFNAFRTGAIDVAYQGLALEQIRNLRENAGDNTWRMIERSGSGIDYLTLNMKSPPLDQLEVRQAIAAIMDRPILESRIFQGQVEPLYSLIPSSLREQKPVFKEYGDRNIEKARNLLTRAGYSESNPLKVEFWYRSNISNDQLAAVTLKAVVQKYLGNLMQLQLNSVESVTAYRNLDKGAYPIFLLDWTPDFLDADNYIQPFMECAKGSPNQGCEEGSSALQGSYYYSDRVNQLIDQSRKERNPEARRQMFEQLQDALAKDVPFIPLWQNKDVLFVQKNIQDATLEVTQKVPFGTMKKA, from the coding sequence ATGCTGAGAGAACTTTGGCGATCGCTGATCCTCTGCGTTCTGTGTTTTTCTGTCGTGATCGGCTGTACTCGGTCTACGCCTGAACCAATGGCGCAGAATGACGGGCGAATTACGATCGGGACGACTGCCAGTATCAGCACCCTTGATCCGGCAGATGCGTATAGTATTTTTGCCGGAAATCTCCTGTATAACTTAGGCGATCGACTTTATCGCTATAAACCGGGTACGAGTGAGTTAGAGCCGCAGTTAGCGACAGCATTACCGAAAGTGAGTGCGGATCAGTTGACGTATACGATTCCGTTGCGGCGTGGGATTGTATTTCATGATGGTGAGCCATTTAACGCAAAAGCAATGGAGTTTTCATTGCGGCGCTTTATTCAAAATGGGGGTTCGCCTGCATTTTTGCTAGCTGATGCCGTGGATTCGATTTCGGCACAGGGTGAAAATCAGTTAAGCATTAAGTTGAAAAAGCCGTTTGCTGGATTTCCTGCTCTGCTTGCATTTTCAGGTGCGTGTGCGGTTTCTCCCAAAGCCTACAAAATCGAGAAAGGATCGTTTAATTCTGAAAGTTTTGTGGGAACTGGAGCCTACAAATTAGCGAAGTTTGGGACTGATTCGATCGTCCTCGATGCGTTCGAGCAATATTGGGGCGATAAACCTGCAAATCGGGGTGTAAACGTTCAGTTTTTCTCAAGTCCAGCGAACTTATTTAATGCGTTTCGGACAGGCGCGATCGATGTCGCTTACCAGGGACTTGCACTCGAACAAATCCGCAATCTCAGAGAAAACGCTGGCGACAATACTTGGAGAATGATCGAGCGATCGGGCAGTGGAATCGACTATCTCACTTTAAATATGAAATCTCCGCCGCTTGATCAGTTGGAGGTGCGACAAGCGATCGCCGCCATCATGGATCGTCCAATTTTAGAGAGTCGGATTTTTCAAGGACAAGTTGAGCCTTTATATAGTTTGATTCCGAGCAGCTTACGGGAACAGAAGCCCGTGTTTAAGGAATATGGCGATCGCAACATTGAGAAAGCGCGAAATTTACTTACAAGAGCGGGTTATTCAGAATCGAATCCGCTTAAGGTTGAATTTTGGTATCGATCGAACATCTCAAACGATCAGCTTGCAGCCGTGACCTTAAAGGCAGTGGTGCAAAAATATCTCGGTAATTTGATGCAGCTTCAACTCAACAGTGTTGAATCCGTTACCGCTTACAGAAATCTCGACAAAGGCGCATATCCGATCTTTTTGCTGGACTGGACACCTGATTTTCTGGATGCAGATAACTATATTCAGCCGTTTATGGAATGTGCAAAAGGCTCACCGAATCAGGGCTGTGAAGAGGGATCGAGCGCGTTGCAGGGATCGTATTATTACAGCGATCGCGTGAATCAATTAATCGATCAAAGCCGCAAAGAACGCAATCCAGAGGCGCGTCGGCAAATGTTTGAACAACTGCAAGATGCACTGGCAAAAGATGTTCCCTTCATTCCGCTTTGGCAGAACAAGGATGTTCTATTTGTGCAGAAAAATATTCAAGATGCAACGCTAGAAGTGACTCAGAAAGTTCCGTTTGGAACGATGAAAAAGGCTTAG
- a CDS encoding TMEM14 family protein: MLWTILIALYGLLVGIGGIIGYIKAGSRVSLMTGLGSAVALGVAAYANSGNRVRGLLVAILIAIALTTFFGLRWRETRKFMPAGLMTLLSAVAAIAFAVGVANR, encoded by the coding sequence ATGCTCTGGACAATTCTCATTGCCCTCTACGGATTGTTAGTCGGGATCGGCGGCATCATTGGCTATATCAAAGCGGGAAGCCGCGTTTCTCTCATGACAGGATTAGGAAGCGCTGTTGCGCTTGGAGTCGCTGCCTACGCCAATTCAGGGAATCGAGTCCGAGGGTTGCTCGTTGCTATCTTAATCGCGATCGCACTCACAACCTTTTTCGGCTTGCGCTGGAGAGAAACTCGTAAATTCATGCCTGCCGGACTCATGACGCTACTGAGTGCCGTCGCCGCGATCGCATTTGCGGTTGGAGTTGCTAATCGTTAG
- a CDS encoding FHA domain-containing protein, whose product MIVCPNCNHPNPDGAVQCESCYTPLPATIACPNCSATIQADASFCGQCGFNLKSMNASMLSTPESSDPQKLPDPVIPDALIEPDPIVLPTQAEAAPASIPQSNSVTQLQQSYARLLNLQTSTEIEIPPSLTVIHIGKPNDRIPPDIDVSGFPNSEIVSRIHADIRVEGDAYYIEDVGSSNGTYINNSPLPMGNRHRLRAGDRISLGKGDKVAFLFQM is encoded by the coding sequence ATGATTGTCTGTCCAAATTGCAATCATCCCAATCCAGACGGCGCGGTGCAGTGTGAGTCTTGTTACACCCCTTTGCCTGCGACGATCGCTTGTCCCAACTGTTCTGCGACCATCCAAGCCGATGCCAGCTTTTGTGGACAGTGCGGCTTTAACCTGAAATCTATGAACGCTTCTATGCTATCGACTCCTGAATCTTCTGATCCGCAGAAACTTCCTGATCCGGTAATTCCTGATGCGTTAATCGAACCTGATCCGATCGTGCTTCCCACTCAAGCCGAAGCCGCTCCTGCGTCAATCCCGCAATCAAATTCAGTCACCCAACTTCAGCAGAGTTATGCCCGATTGCTGAACTTACAGACGAGTACCGAGATCGAGATTCCGCCGAGTTTGACGGTGATTCACATCGGTAAGCCTAACGATCGCATTCCCCCGGATATTGATGTCTCTGGGTTTCCCAATTCTGAGATCGTGTCGCGGATTCATGCAGATATTCGAGTAGAGGGCGATGCTTACTACATTGAAGATGTGGGTAGCTCGAATGGAACCTATATCAATAACTCACCGCTGCCGATGGGTAATCGCCACCGGCTGAGAGCGGGCGATCGCATCTCACTGGGTAAAGGCGATAAGGTTGCGTTTCTGTTTCAGATGTAG
- a CDS encoding phospho-N-acetylmuramoyl-pentapeptide-transferase codes for MDAKLLTGRALNFSGTRLFLVLTIGMTIAAIALDQTSGRAWSQNTSLTFPMWMSGLATAGVGFWAVPFLKALKAGQIIREDGPQSHLKKAGTPTMGGAFFVPVAVAIALYLSGFSGNVIAVSALTLSYAAIGFLDDWQIIRRKSNKGISPRTKMGLQISFAVAFCLWLMVTNSSLTTIALPFGLMLPLGALFWVLAGFVLVAESNATNLTDGMDGLAGGTVAIAFLGLGALIFPSHPDLAVFCAALSGGCLGFLVHNRNPARVFMGDTGSLALGGALAAVGLLTNSLFALLILSGLFFLETLSVIAQVAYFKATKDANGVGKRLFKMSPFHNHLELTGWTETQVVGWFYAIAALLAGFSLVIH; via the coding sequence GTGGACGCGAAACTATTGACAGGAAGAGCCTTAAACTTTTCAGGAACGCGATTGTTCCTTGTATTAACGATCGGCATGACCATCGCCGCGATCGCACTCGATCAAACCAGTGGTCGCGCTTGGAGCCAGAACACATCGCTAACCTTCCCCATGTGGATGAGTGGACTGGCAACCGCAGGAGTCGGTTTCTGGGCGGTTCCATTTCTCAAAGCGCTCAAAGCGGGACAGATTATTCGCGAAGATGGGCCACAATCCCATCTAAAGAAAGCTGGTACTCCGACGATGGGAGGCGCATTCTTTGTTCCAGTCGCAGTCGCGATCGCACTGTATCTCTCTGGATTTTCCGGCAATGTGATTGCGGTTTCAGCCCTCACACTCTCTTATGCGGCGATCGGCTTTCTCGATGATTGGCAAATTATTCGCCGCAAGTCGAACAAAGGCATCTCCCCTAGAACCAAGATGGGGTTGCAAATCTCTTTTGCCGTTGCTTTCTGTCTTTGGTTGATGGTGACAAATTCTAGCCTGACGACGATCGCCCTGCCGTTCGGTTTGATGTTGCCGTTGGGAGCGCTCTTTTGGGTGCTGGCTGGCTTTGTGTTAGTCGCAGAAAGCAATGCAACGAATTTGACCGATGGCATGGACGGCTTGGCGGGTGGAACGGTGGCGATCGCGTTTCTCGGTTTGGGGGCGCTGATCTTTCCAAGTCATCCTGATCTGGCGGTTTTTTGCGCTGCTTTGAGCGGTGGTTGCCTTGGATTCTTGGTACATAACCGGAATCCGGCACGAGTATTCATGGGCGATACGGGATCGCTGGCGCTAGGCGGCGCATTAGCGGCAGTTGGGTTATTGACAAATTCGCTGTTTGCTTTGCTGATTTTGAGTGGTCTATTTTTCCTCGAAACGCTCTCGGTGATTGCCCAAGTCGCATACTTCAAAGCAACGAAAGATGCTAACGGAGTGGGTAAACGCCTGTTCAAGATGTCTCCGTTCCACAATCATCTAGAATTGACGGGCTGGACAGAAACTCAGGTTGTCGGCTGGTTCTATGCGATCGCCGCACTACTCGCTGGTTTCAGTCTCGTGATTCATTAA
- a CDS encoding PAP/fibrillin family protein: MIGKAALLEVIAGKNRGILADEAQKQGILAAIAQLEDRNPTPRPLEALSLLDGNWRLLYTTSRGILGIDQFPFLRLGQVYQCIRAPEAKLYNIAEVSGLPFLEGIVAVVARFRPRTERRVEVKFERSVIGLQRLIDYQSPNYFIHQLESDQKFAAIDFSIESRDQQGWLDITYLDEDLRIGRGNEGSVFVLTKE; the protein is encoded by the coding sequence ATGATCGGGAAGGCGGCTTTACTTGAAGTGATTGCAGGAAAGAATCGCGGCATTCTTGCCGATGAAGCGCAAAAACAGGGAATTTTAGCGGCGATCGCACAGCTTGAGGATCGCAATCCAACTCCACGACCGCTCGAAGCCCTGAGTTTACTCGATGGCAATTGGCGCTTGCTTTATACAACCAGTCGCGGGATTTTGGGGATCGATCAATTTCCATTCTTAAGGTTGGGGCAGGTGTATCAATGTATTCGCGCTCCGGAAGCGAAGCTGTATAACATTGCAGAGGTTTCGGGGTTGCCGTTTTTAGAGGGAATTGTTGCCGTTGTGGCGCGGTTCCGTCCTCGGACAGAGCGGCGAGTCGAAGTGAAGTTTGAGCGATCGGTCATTGGGTTGCAGCGGCTGATCGATTACCAGTCGCCCAACTACTTTATTCACCAGCTAGAATCCGATCAGAAGTTCGCCGCGATCGATTTTAGTATCGAGAGCCGAGATCAGCAGGGTTGGCTGGATATCACGTATCTCGATGAAGACTTGCGGATCGGGCGTGGCAACGAGGGTAGTGTGTTCGTTTTAACCAAAGAGTAA
- a CDS encoding DUF3134 domain-containing protein: MTHNPSLRQETRNQRAAIIPMQQESSILDWLESSGRLLARDNADFDYLDDEEEINELMENDGGTFDTDDDDDLDLED; encoded by the coding sequence ATGACTCACAATCCGTCCTTACGTCAAGAAACTCGAAATCAGCGTGCCGCTATCATTCCAATGCAGCAAGAGTCGTCAATTCTCGACTGGCTTGAAAGCAGCGGACGACTGTTAGCACGCGACAATGCAGATTTCGACTACCTTGATGATGAGGAAGAAATTAACGAACTGATGGAAAACGACGGTGGTACTTTTGACACCGACGACGATGATGACCTCGATTTAGAAGATTAG
- a CDS encoding RNA methyltransferase has protein sequence MITSLQNPLIKQLRKLHRAKERREQQVVLLEGTHLIEEASAIGLFFLTVCCTETWQHQHPDLFAYLQRRSQRLELVTPEVIKVTATTVEPDGVVATVDRFHTRPVEFSQLGLVLETIQDPGNLGTIIRTAAAAGVEGLWLSEDCADIENPKVLRSSAGQWFRLPMSIRSDLKADLATAKSQGMQIIATVPTATRSYWEIDFSRPSVILMGNEGAGLSAELLELAEVQVTIPLVAGVESLNVAIATALMLYEARRQYQASASTVKEPFLDK, from the coding sequence ATGATTACCAGTCTGCAAAATCCACTGATCAAACAATTACGAAAGCTGCATCGCGCTAAAGAACGGCGAGAACAACAAGTCGTTTTACTTGAAGGAACGCATCTGATCGAGGAAGCAAGCGCGATCGGCTTATTTTTTCTCACCGTCTGCTGCACCGAAACCTGGCAGCACCAGCATCCGGATTTGTTTGCATACCTGCAACGACGATCGCAGCGGCTTGAGCTCGTTACCCCGGAAGTGATCAAAGTGACCGCCACCACCGTAGAACCTGATGGAGTTGTAGCAACCGTCGATCGCTTTCACACTCGTCCCGTCGAATTTTCTCAATTGGGTCTAGTTCTCGAAACGATTCAAGACCCCGGCAATTTAGGCACGATTATTCGCACGGCTGCTGCCGCAGGAGTGGAAGGACTCTGGCTGAGTGAAGACTGTGCCGATATTGAAAATCCGAAAGTTTTGCGATCGTCTGCTGGACAATGGTTTCGCTTACCGATGTCAATTCGCTCGGACTTAAAGGCGGATTTAGCGACAGCCAAATCTCAAGGAATGCAAATCATCGCAACCGTTCCCACAGCGACCCGGAGTTATTGGGAAATTGACTTTTCTCGACCTAGCGTGATTTTGATGGGAAATGAAGGCGCAGGACTATCAGCCGAATTGCTGGAATTGGCAGAGGTTCAGGTGACAATTCCATTAGTAGCAGGGGTGGAATCGTTAAATGTAGCGATCGCGACTGCATTAATGCTGTACGAAGCACGACGGCAATATCAGGCATCTGCCTCTACAGTGAAGGAACCGTTTTTAGACAAATAA
- a CDS encoding PD-(D/E)XK nuclease family protein, with the protein MRLSQGHLNLLELCPRKFQHTYLEQLGSPNSLEQQERLLAGSRFHSLMQQWEMGLPIAPFLQEDPQLRQWFHAFTAAAPQILQIHDPLFRESEHLRMLEFRGHILTVVYDLLILTEQEAQILDWKTYPKPSRSDLSQSWQSRLYPFVLAETSEYAPEQISMTYWFFQANGETAQSLRLPYSSRQHEETRQTLTRLLDQFGMWLDRYETQGEFFPQTPEIVESCADCSFAIRCERSAQDSVSSNPFRSLAEIQEVPI; encoded by the coding sequence ATGCGGCTTTCTCAAGGTCATCTCAATTTATTGGAACTCTGTCCACGCAAATTTCAGCACACTTATCTAGAGCAGTTGGGATCGCCAAATTCTCTGGAGCAGCAAGAGCGGCTCTTAGCGGGGAGCCGGTTTCACTCGTTGATGCAGCAGTGGGAGATGGGGTTACCGATCGCGCCCTTTCTCCAGGAAGACCCGCAATTGCGGCAGTGGTTTCATGCGTTTACCGCAGCCGCTCCGCAAATTCTCCAGATTCACGATCCCTTGTTTCGAGAAAGTGAACATTTACGGATGCTGGAGTTTCGCGGGCATATTTTGACGGTGGTGTATGATTTGCTAATTCTGACCGAGCAGGAAGCACAGATTCTCGATTGGAAAACCTATCCGAAGCCGTCTAGAAGTGATTTGTCTCAAAGCTGGCAGTCTCGCTTGTATCCCTTTGTGCTGGCTGAAACGAGTGAGTATGCACCGGAACAGATTTCGATGACTTATTGGTTTTTTCAGGCGAATGGAGAAACAGCGCAGAGCTTGAGGCTTCCCTACAGTTCCAGGCAGCATGAGGAGACGCGACAGACGTTGACGCGATTGTTGGATCAGTTTGGGATGTGGCTCGATCGCTACGAAACACAGGGCGAGTTTTTCCCTCAAACTCCCGAAATTGTGGAGTCTTGTGCGGACTGTAGCTTTGCGATTCGGTGTGAGCGATCGGCTCAAGATTCGGTGAGTTCTAACCCGTTTCGCAGCCTTGCAGAGATTCAGGAAGTTCCTATTTAA